TTTTTTATAAGTACTTAGATCAATTTAGTTTACCTGAGAAACAGCCAATTAAAAACTTTTCAAAGGGAATGAAAATGAAAATGGCGATCCTTTTCGCGATCAGCCATGACCCGGAATTCATCATTATGGATGAACCTACATCTGGGCTTGACCCTGTTTTTAGAAGAGAAGTATTAGAACTCTTGCATGAAATCATGTTAGATGACCAAAAAACGATTTTCTTTTCTACCCATATTACAACAGATCTAGATAGAATTGCTGATTATATCACATACATTCACAAAGGAAAAATTCTCTTTTCAAAGGAAAGGGAAGAACTGCTAACGGAATATGGAATTGTCAAAGGAAGCAATGACTTATTAGATCGAGATACAGAAAAAGAATTTGTAAGTATTCGGAAGACGAGTGTAGGTTTTGAAGCATTAACAAGTTGTGTGAAGAAAACAAGGGATATTTTTGGTGATGAGGTTTTAATTGAAAAGCCCAGCCTTGAAGACATCATGTATTATACAAATAAGGGGGATTTGAAATGTACTCTTTAATCTTGAAAGATTTTCTTATGTTAAAAAAGATGTTATTAATTATAACGGGATTAATGACTCTTTGGTATATTCTGCAGTTTTCCTCTGTTTTTATCATTGCACTTGCAGGTTTTCTATTTATTTCTAATACTGGCAGCTTCGAGGATCGTAATAATTCTCATATCATGCTAAACAGTTTACCTATTAATCGGAAAAGTATCATCTCCTCCAAATATATTGGAGCTTTGATTTTTGGGATAGTTACTGTTTTTTTAGCGTCTTTATTTCAAGTTGTCTTTTATTTTGCTTTTGATGCTTATACACAGCCTTTTCCTGAGGTTTATGATCTATTAATTGGTATGCTATGCATCTTTTTATTTACCTCTATCTATTATCCAATTTTATATAAATTTGGGGAGAAATATACTAGAATCATCCTGATGTTTATAGGGTTTACTATTATTGTCTTTGGTAATATAATGATGCATTTATTTAAAGATAAAATCGAAACAATTAAATTATTTTTAAGTCAATTTACAGCCAACCAATTAATATTAACTGGAACTGTCATCACAGTTCTTCTATTTTTATTATCATGGCTAGGCACAATAAAAATATATGAAGCGAAAGATTTTTAGAGGAAATCATAAAAAGTTTATCAACATTTTTCATATTAAACTTAAAATATTTCATGATATACTTGCATGCCAAAAAACCTTCCAAATTTTACGTTTGGAAGGTTTTTTGTTAGATTGATAGCTTGGTAAAATAATAAAAAAACTTATCCAAATGATTAGCACTTATTCAATATGAGTACGGTTGTATACCAGAAATAATTTTATAACAAAGTGGTTGACTTCTGGTTTAGATGTAACTATAATGGTTACATCTAAGGGGTGGCAAATTTGAAAATTAGCAGGAAAGCGTTTTTGAACATATTACAATGGAAAAAGTAGATACATCATTAGTAAATAGGTTAAAATCTTCACCATAAATTATTTACCATGTGCAGTTCTCTGAATTGAGATGTACATTTTTTTAACCTTTAGTTGTAACTAGAATAGTTACAACTATGAAGGATGATAAAAGAAAGGGAGAGATACTAAATGACTGTAAAAATTAAAGCTTATTCTGATTTCATATGTCCATTTTGTTTTTTAGGAAAAGGCCCTTTAGATGAAATCGTAAAGGAAAAGGGTGTAGAGGTAGAATGGATGCCATTTGAATTACGTCCAGATCCATACCCTAAAATTGATCCATGGAAAGATCCTGCTAAATTAAGGTCTTGGGATTCCTTTATTAAGCCTGCTGCAAAGAAGCTAGGGGTTGATATGCGTTTACCGCAAATTTCTCCTCATCCATATACACATTTGGCTTTTGAGGGGTACCAGTTTGCGAAGGAACATGGGAAGGGAAATGAGTACCAACACAGAGTTTTTACCGCGTTTTTTCAAGAAGAACAAAATATAGAAGACATCGAAGTGCTGACGAACATAGCAGGAGAAGTGGGACTTTCTAAGGATGCTTTTAAGGAAGCATTAGTATCACGGAAATATCGTGAAGCCCATCAAGAAGCTTTAAAACATGCTTATGAAGAAGCGAAAATTACGGCTGTTCCAACCTTTGTAATTGGCGATGAAGTGATTCAAGGGATAGCCAGTAAAGAAAAATTAGCACAAGTGATTGATAAGGCATTGGAAAAAAACAAAGCAAATGATCTTGATGGTATGCAGTGCAATATGGATGGGTATTGCTAAGTACTAGATGACACTGAAAAGTGGACTGTTATAAGCAGGTATTATTCATAAATAATTGTCCAGCCTTTACAAGAATGAATGTAAATGTTATTTGAAATTAAACAAAATTTGGAGGAATTAAAATGTCAACAACTACAACAACTTTAAAAGAAGCAATCGTTAATCGCCGTTCCATTCGTAAAGTGAAAAAGAATGAAACTATTACGAAAGAAAGAATTAATGAAGTAGTAAAAACAGCTTTACATGCACCATCGTCTTTTAATATGCAAAGCAGTCGTATTGTTGTGCTCATGAACGCTGAGCATGAAAAGTTCTGGGATATCGTAAAAGAAACACTGCGTCCACGTGTTCCAGAAGAAAACTTTGGAGCAACTGTTGAAAGATTGCAAGGATTTCGAGATGGGGCAGGTACGATATTATTTTTCGAAAATCAAGAAACAGTAAAGACAATGCAAGAAAATGCACCATCCTATAAAGAGCAATTTCCATTTTGGTCACATCAAGGAAACGCTATGCTGCAATATGCAATGTGGATGTCTTTAACAGCAGAGGGCATTGGAGCATCTTTACAGCATTATAATCCTATTATTGATGAAGAAGTGAAGAGAACATGGGATATTCCAGCAGAATGGACCTTAATAGCACAAATGCCATTTGGTGAGCCAAATGAAGAACCAGGTGAAAGAACATTTTTGCCTTTTGAAGATATCGTGAAATTTTATTAATCCAAAGCCTTTTCCAAAGCCATAGTCGTTAAGCATGATCTCTTGAT
The DNA window shown above is from Neobacillus sp. WH10 and carries:
- a CDS encoding nitroreductase family protein, which produces MSTTTTTLKEAIVNRRSIRKVKKNETITKERINEVVKTALHAPSSFNMQSSRIVVLMNAEHEKFWDIVKETLRPRVPEENFGATVERLQGFRDGAGTILFFENQETVKTMQENAPSYKEQFPFWSHQGNAMLQYAMWMSLTAEGIGASLQHYNPIIDEEVKRTWDIPAEWTLIAQMPFGEPNEEPGERTFLPFEDIVKFY
- a CDS encoding DsbA family oxidoreductase, translated to MTVKIKAYSDFICPFCFLGKGPLDEIVKEKGVEVEWMPFELRPDPYPKIDPWKDPAKLRSWDSFIKPAAKKLGVDMRLPQISPHPYTHLAFEGYQFAKEHGKGNEYQHRVFTAFFQEEQNIEDIEVLTNIAGEVGLSKDAFKEALVSRKYREAHQEALKHAYEEAKITAVPTFVIGDEVIQGIASKEKLAQVIDKALEKNKANDLDGMQCNMDGYC
- a CDS encoding ABC transporter ATP-binding protein, which produces MTNVVEFNNVKKSFKNFSLDDVSFSIKKGFVTGFIGANGAGKSTTIKLLMKLLRKDSGNITIFGLDQDKHNQEIKERIGFVYDENCFYDTLSIRELRKIIAPMYQKWNDNLFYKYLDQFSLPEKQPIKNFSKGMKMKMAILFAISHDPEFIIMDEPTSGLDPVFRREVLELLHEIMLDDQKTIFFSTHITTDLDRIADYITYIHKGKILFSKEREELLTEYGIVKGSNDLLDRDTEKEFVSIRKTSVGFEALTSCVKKTRDIFGDEVLIEKPSLEDIMYYTNKGDLKCTL
- a CDS encoding ABC-2 transporter permease, producing the protein MYSLILKDFLMLKKMLLIITGLMTLWYILQFSSVFIIALAGFLFISNTGSFEDRNNSHIMLNSLPINRKSIISSKYIGALIFGIVTVFLASLFQVVFYFAFDAYTQPFPEVYDLLIGMLCIFLFTSIYYPILYKFGEKYTRIILMFIGFTIIVFGNIMMHLFKDKIETIKLFLSQFTANQLILTGTVITVLLFLLSWLGTIKIYEAKDF